Proteins from a genomic interval of Pseudoalteromonas sp. MEBiC 03607:
- a CDS encoding SIMPL domain-containing protein (The SIMPL domain is named for its presence in mouse protein SIMPL (signalling molecule that associates with mouse pelle-like kinase). Bacterial member BP26, from Brucella, was shown to assemble into a channel-like structure, while YggE from E. coli has been associated with resistance to oxidative stress.), with translation MRKLVFTAMAAALSFNVLAQATPDAPHIYIQGNATVKAIPDNVKLTVGIVEVDKDLIAAKNKADATMAKAIKLAKSQGVEEKGIYASNISIQRQTEYNRETGKQEFVGYRVSRSLSVTLTDIKKYPVMLQQLVNAGINEINQTQFVSSRYEELQKQAQKLAIKDARAAAKEFASDYGVELKGLYTASSSPLDTGSQPYMRASKMVMADAAPENYVPDAYNGGELTISASSYAVYFIEN, from the coding sequence ATGCGTAAGTTAGTTTTTACCGCTATGGCCGCCGCACTTAGTTTTAATGTGTTAGCACAAGCAACACCAGATGCGCCGCATATTTATATCCAAGGTAATGCAACGGTTAAAGCAATCCCTGATAACGTTAAGTTAACTGTAGGTATTGTTGAAGTAGATAAAGATTTAATTGCCGCTAAAAACAAAGCTGATGCAACCATGGCCAAAGCCATTAAGCTTGCTAAAAGCCAAGGCGTAGAAGAAAAGGGCATTTATGCGTCTAATATCTCAATTCAACGCCAAACAGAATACAACCGTGAAACAGGCAAACAGGAATTTGTAGGGTACAGAGTATCGCGTAGTCTGTCTGTTACTCTGACTGATATTAAAAAGTACCCAGTTATGCTTCAGCAACTAGTGAATGCGGGTATCAACGAAATTAATCAAACGCAATTTGTATCGAGTCGCTATGAAGAGCTACAAAAGCAAGCGCAAAAGCTAGCCATTAAAGATGCGCGTGCAGCTGCGAAAGAGTTTGCCAGTGATTATGGGGTTGAACTCAAAGGCCTTTATACAGCGTCAAGCAGCCCACTCGATACAGGAAGCCAACCTTACATGCGCGCTAGCAAAATGGTAATGGCAGATGCTGCACCAGAAAACTATGTACCTGATGCATACAATGGTGGTGAGCTTACTATTAGCGCAAGCAGTTATGCAGTTTATTTTATCGAAAATTAG
- a CDS encoding DUF2254 domain-containing protein: MITPRKIADNYREMISSIGFYPSMLSVLFLTFALITTAVEYSDPAMSVKKVLSVLLVDSEENARTILSTLAGSIISLTVFSFSMVMVVLNSASASLSPRVLPGLITRKSHQLVLGFYLGSIIYTILMLINIRTIGNGNMGIPSLGIFISLVLGLISLGFFVYFIHSISRAIQVDNVLNDLFKNTKSELNSIKAMQHEHPVDDFPNFDDWYSIKSKTEGYFKGAHSDKLCAICKEHDIKIYISVKQGFFTVKGYPFLKCDTDLTDKPELIDELLACFIFYIEEYVSDHYRYGMTQISEIAVKAMSPGINDPGTAVKAIDMLSILLILRLDIYDVNYSLKQCDDNHPKLFLHETSFDELLHDNFTPIRNYAKNDAYVMVNVLEAFKNILFRASDNEKATKSLFIYLGAIIEDIDTHISNEYDREQITNMLKAIARISEQQGEKLLARFTSNNQ; the protein is encoded by the coding sequence ATGATTACGCCAAGAAAAATAGCCGATAATTACCGTGAAATGATCAGCAGCATAGGATTTTATCCGTCTATGCTGTCTGTTTTATTTTTGACTTTTGCTTTAATTACAACAGCTGTTGAGTATTCTGATCCAGCAATGAGTGTTAAGAAAGTCTTAAGTGTATTGCTAGTAGACAGTGAAGAAAATGCACGTACCATCCTCAGTACTTTAGCCGGAAGCATTATTTCGTTAACTGTATTTAGCTTCTCTATGGTTATGGTCGTGTTAAATAGCGCCAGCGCCAGCCTTTCTCCTCGGGTATTACCCGGACTTATAACTCGTAAATCTCATCAACTAGTTTTAGGCTTTTATTTAGGCAGTATAATTTACACCATTCTAATGCTCATCAATATTCGTACCATAGGAAATGGCAATATGGGCATCCCTTCACTGGGTATATTTATATCACTGGTACTTGGCTTAATTTCACTGGGTTTCTTTGTTTATTTTATTCACTCTATATCCAGAGCTATCCAAGTTGATAATGTACTGAATGACTTATTCAAAAATACTAAAAGTGAACTTAATAGCATTAAAGCTATGCAGCATGAACATCCTGTTGATGATTTTCCGAACTTTGACGACTGGTACAGCATAAAAAGTAAAACGGAAGGTTATTTTAAAGGCGCTCATAGCGATAAATTGTGCGCTATCTGTAAAGAGCACGACATTAAAATTTATATCTCTGTTAAACAAGGTTTTTTTACTGTAAAAGGTTACCCTTTTTTAAAGTGCGATACTGATTTAACTGACAAACCAGAGCTCATTGATGAGCTACTTGCATGCTTTATTTTTTACATTGAAGAATATGTTAGCGATCATTACCGATATGGAATGACGCAAATATCTGAGATTGCTGTTAAGGCAATGAGTCCGGGCATTAATGATCCAGGTACTGCAGTAAAAGCTATTGATATGCTGAGTATTTTACTCATTTTGCGATTAGACATTTATGATGTGAATTATTCGCTTAAACAATGTGATGATAACCATCCTAAGTTGTTTTTACATGAAACATCATTTGATGAGCTGCTGCATGATAACTTCACACCTATTCGCAACTATGCAAAAAATGACGCTTATGTAATGGTTAACGTACTTGAGGCGTTTAAAAACATATTGTTTAGAGCATCTGATAACGAAAAAGCGACTAAGAGTTTGTTTATTTACTTAGGGGCGATTATTGAAGATATAGATACGCATATTAGTAATGAGTACGACCGTGAACAAATTACTAATATGCTAAAAGCGATTGCCCGTATTTCAGAGCAACAAGGTGAAAAGTTACTGGCGCGCTTTACCAGCAACAATCAATAG
- a CDS encoding MAPEG family protein has protein sequence MIVSTFAAILAILYIQLSFRVIKIRKAKRISLGDGGDASLQAAIRTHANFIEYVPFSLILLFLLEYQGLPSHFTYILGAMLLVGRFCHSYALADEKMQLRVVGMVLTFLMIFISSVMLLITQVF, from the coding sequence GTGATAGTTTCAACTTTTGCTGCTATTTTGGCTATTTTGTATATTCAACTTAGCTTTCGCGTTATTAAAATCCGTAAAGCTAAGCGTATTTCTTTAGGAGACGGTGGTGATGCAAGTTTACAAGCCGCGATCCGCACCCATGCTAATTTTATAGAATATGTGCCATTTTCTTTAATTCTGCTATTTTTATTAGAGTATCAAGGGTTACCCAGCCATTTTACTTATATTTTAGGTGCGATGTTATTAGTAGGTCGTTTTTGTCATAGTTATGCATTAGCAGATGAAAAAATGCAGCTACGCGTCGTTGGCATGGTTTTAACGTTTTTAATGATCTTCATAAGTTCGGTTATGTTATTAATAACACAGGTTTTTTAA
- a CDS encoding transporter substrate-binding domain-containing protein, with amino-acid sequence MIRVVFTIAFVFVSNQVAGSTEDTAHVKKSTIPPKVLNIIYPKTLPSLVEEVYYPLILLDTALKRSGYKYKLTAAPKLLGQNRVLKEIEHGGDIDVTWTMTNKVREDKLLPVRVPIFKGLFGWRLMFTTEPKLPYLSRLKTLDDLKKVYFVQGQDWPDTQILRDNGLVISTSGNFDSLFVMLDRGRGDLFPRSVLEIEDELAVFKQQMPLVVLPHLMLKYTSPIYFFFNKDNTEVAKAVNKGLRIMIESGEFDEIFFKYNGKLIENAHIHDKIIVELENKELPPLTPVGDKSLWLPIQKVK; translated from the coding sequence ATGATAAGAGTTGTATTTACGATTGCATTCGTATTTGTTTCGAATCAAGTTGCCGGCAGTACAGAAGATACAGCTCATGTCAAAAAATCAACTATTCCACCAAAAGTTTTAAATATAATTTATCCTAAAACCTTGCCCAGTTTAGTTGAAGAAGTTTATTACCCACTTATTTTGTTGGATACAGCACTAAAACGCAGTGGCTACAAATACAAATTAACTGCTGCACCAAAGTTATTAGGTCAAAATAGGGTATTAAAAGAAATTGAACATGGCGGTGATATTGATGTCACCTGGACTATGACTAACAAAGTAAGAGAAGACAAGTTACTGCCGGTTCGTGTTCCTATATTTAAAGGCTTGTTTGGTTGGCGTTTAATGTTCACAACAGAGCCGAAACTACCTTATTTAAGCCGACTAAAAACCCTCGACGATTTAAAGAAAGTTTACTTTGTACAAGGACAAGATTGGCCCGATACCCAAATATTGCGTGACAATGGCTTGGTTATATCAACGTCAGGAAACTTTGATTCGTTGTTTGTTATGCTCGACAGAGGCCGGGGCGACTTATTCCCACGCTCTGTGCTTGAAATTGAAGATGAACTAGCAGTTTTTAAGCAACAAATGCCTCTGGTTGTATTGCCTCATTTAATGTTGAAATACACCAGCCCAATCTATTTCTTCTTCAACAAAGACAACACCGAAGTTGCAAAAGCAGTCAATAAAGGCTTACGCATAATGATAGAAAGCGGTGAGTTCGATGAAATCTTTTTTAAATACAATGGTAAATTAATAGAAAACGCCCATATTCATGACAAGATTATTGTAGAATTAGAAAACAAAGAACTACCACCGCTAACCCCTGTAGGCGATAAGTCCTTATGGTTACCGATCCAAAAAGTTAAATGA
- a CDS encoding sulfotransferase: MNNKIFIIGLPRTGTTSLCHSFLQLGYKTAHTAYTESALKEADVIADTPVFSEFPLLDAHFANSRFINLERDLSKWVPSIRQLLARMHTNLLRSDGGFNTHLKRCYFETFGKYSLADIQSDQYLINCYEQHQQRVFNFFKDKKANLLTLNVAQPHSAKALQTFLGTDADIQFEQLNMGGKVTAWNDIKHPDKIASTRNGKIDKSLGYNHKIL, encoded by the coding sequence ATGAACAACAAAATATTTATTATTGGCCTACCTCGCACAGGCACTACCAGTCTGTGCCATAGTTTTTTACAATTGGGCTATAAAACGGCCCACACAGCGTATACCGAATCAGCCTTAAAAGAAGCAGACGTTATTGCTGATACTCCTGTTTTTAGCGAATTCCCGTTATTAGATGCGCACTTTGCTAATAGCCGCTTTATTAACCTTGAACGAGACTTGTCTAAATGGGTACCTTCGATCCGTCAACTGCTGGCCCGAATGCACACCAATTTATTGCGAAGTGACGGAGGCTTTAACACGCATTTAAAGCGTTGCTACTTTGAGACATTTGGTAAATATTCGTTAGCAGATATTCAGTCTGATCAGTATTTGATTAACTGCTATGAGCAACATCAACAACGTGTTTTTAATTTTTTTAAAGACAAAAAAGCCAACCTATTAACGTTAAATGTTGCACAGCCACACAGCGCTAAAGCGTTACAGACATTTTTAGGTACAGATGCAGATATACAGTTCGAGCAGCTAAATATGGGTGGTAAAGTAACGGCTTGGAATGATATTAAACACCCCGATAAAATTGCCTCCACCAGAAACGGCAAAATTGATAAGTCACTTGGTTACAATCACAAGATTTTATAA
- a CDS encoding tRNA-(ms[2]io[6]A)-hydroxylase, with product MFELKYHTPFEWTEGVLADFDTFLQDHAAAEKKASGMAMSMLSHYPDRRKLVKAMTDLALEEMIHFKQVLKLLMERDVSLGNDQKDPYIKQIRAVFRNGRDEFLMDRLLVAGVIEARGHERFSLVAEALPPGKEKEFYVAIAKSEEKHKNLFVELAYEYFDKHEVDARLEEILVAEAEICKKIPFTAALH from the coding sequence ATGTTTGAATTAAAATATCACACTCCATTTGAGTGGACAGAAGGTGTCTTGGCAGATTTTGATACCTTTTTACAAGATCATGCCGCTGCTGAGAAGAAAGCCTCAGGTATGGCAATGTCAATGCTATCGCATTATCCTGACCGTCGTAAGCTTGTAAAAGCAATGACAGACTTAGCTCTTGAAGAAATGATACATTTTAAACAAGTACTTAAGTTATTAATGGAACGTGATGTTTCACTTGGTAATGACCAAAAAGATCCCTATATCAAACAAATTCGTGCGGTATTTAGAAACGGTCGTGATGAGTTTTTAATGGACCGCTTACTCGTTGCAGGTGTAATTGAAGCTCGAGGGCATGAACGCTTTTCATTGGTCGCTGAAGCATTGCCACCGGGCAAAGAAAAAGAGTTTTATGTTGCAATTGCAAAGTCTGAAGAAAAGCACAAAAACCTATTTGTAGAGTTAGCGTACGAGTATTTTGATAAACATGAAGTGGATGCCCGATTAGAAGAAATTCTTGTAGCCGAAGCTGAAATTTGTAAAAAAATTCCGTTTACCGCGGCACTACATTAA
- a CDS encoding metallophosphoesterase — MKHVNCQAIANNPTQIKLKINENKRVFIISDLDANLAKFEQALVAVDFDESNDVLFSLGDAIDRGNDNFALLSRFKELGVYMTLGNHEHMMLESLLADDHSYYSLWVENGGRWHTQATDDELKAITEQLLQCPLSYLLDYAGMRIGLSHTVSADWNWQAPSEHKPYAAASLLWDRTIVKQTITKKNASIDFSVHGHNTTAEPYWLGNTYHIDTHYLSGKPTIVELKPLIKAFMQLNSV; from the coding sequence TTGAAGCACGTTAACTGTCAAGCGATAGCCAATAACCCAACGCAAATAAAACTTAAGATAAACGAAAATAAACGTGTATTTATTATCAGCGATCTCGATGCTAATTTAGCTAAGTTTGAGCAAGCTTTAGTCGCTGTCGATTTTGATGAAAGCAACGATGTTTTATTTTCACTTGGTGATGCAATAGATAGAGGCAACGACAATTTTGCGTTGTTATCACGTTTTAAAGAGCTGGGTGTTTATATGACACTGGGTAATCATGAGCACATGATGCTTGAGTCGCTACTTGCCGATGATCATAGCTACTATTCACTATGGGTTGAAAATGGTGGGCGTTGGCATACTCAAGCAACCGATGATGAATTAAAAGCGATAACTGAGCAGCTTTTACAGTGCCCTCTTTCTTATTTGCTTGACTATGCTGGTATGCGAATAGGGTTGTCGCACACAGTATCTGCAGATTGGAATTGGCAAGCTCCTAGTGAGCATAAACCATATGCCGCGGCATCGTTGTTGTGGGATCGCACAATTGTGAAACAAACGATAACAAAGAAAAATGCCAGCATAGACTTTTCTGTGCATGGCCATAACACCACTGCTGAACCTTATTGGCTTGGCAACACTTATCATATAGATACTCATTATTTGAGTGGCAAGCCTACCATTGTTGAACTTAAACCACTCATTAAAGCATTTATGCAGCTAAATTCAGTCTAA
- a CDS encoding ATP-binding cassette domain-containing protein, translating to MPKLQAANLSYQHANGGQVLNNISVSLNAKTTALVGRNGVGKSVLASLLCNRLIPSSSNVVCNGQLGFYEQLVDSHTLKNKTIIDVLGLNHYFKALQQIHNGHFTEHELNLLDGFWDLPERFYAELTRLGIYGINENSCATALSGGQLSQLRLWSLFTIHHDILILDEPSNHLDKQGKSWLLNHIARFTGQLLLISHDRQILQVADEIWELTSMGLSVFGTGFSDYETQKKYQLAALENKLSHTTKEQNKLLLEQQRSKQKAAKRAAKGLGTRKSGSQPKVLMDAKKDKASANLSSQNKNTAKREELLNSNKKQILNQLEQVKQQQFYFNNSDTKQRNALNLENVILQYGSQTPINLQIFNNEKIHLIGVNGAGKSTLLKTLTGELKVRAGHIHRNSPLLYLDQYFTLIKAELTLLDNLKYYCKTLDESIARTLLASLGFRKHDVFKQATHLSGGEKMKLAMCIVSNIESTAFLLLDEPDNHLDLESKQLLAQSLENFKGGFILVSHDNYFVESIGCNKQIVL from the coding sequence ATGCCAAAATTACAAGCAGCCAACTTATCATATCAACACGCCAATGGCGGCCAAGTTCTGAATAATATTTCAGTGTCATTAAATGCTAAAACAACAGCTTTAGTAGGGCGAAATGGTGTAGGGAAGTCAGTATTAGCATCGCTACTTTGTAATCGCCTTATTCCGTCGTCGAGTAATGTTGTTTGCAATGGTCAACTTGGTTTTTATGAGCAACTAGTTGATAGTCACACATTAAAAAATAAAACGATTATAGACGTACTAGGGCTTAACCACTATTTCAAAGCATTACAGCAAATACATAACGGTCATTTTACAGAGCACGAACTTAACTTACTTGATGGATTTTGGGATCTGCCCGAGCGATTTTATGCTGAGTTAACTCGTTTAGGCATTTATGGTATTAATGAGAACAGTTGTGCAACAGCATTAAGTGGCGGTCAACTAAGCCAACTCAGATTATGGTCGCTATTTACCATACACCACGACATTTTAATACTTGATGAACCTTCTAATCATTTAGATAAACAAGGTAAAAGCTGGCTTTTAAATCACATAGCACGATTCACTGGGCAGCTACTTTTAATAAGTCATGACCGTCAAATACTGCAAGTAGCCGATGAAATATGGGAACTCACATCTATGGGGTTATCAGTGTTTGGCACCGGTTTTAGTGATTACGAGACCCAAAAAAAATACCAACTAGCAGCGCTTGAAAATAAGCTATCTCATACTACAAAGGAGCAAAATAAACTGCTATTAGAGCAGCAGCGCAGCAAACAAAAAGCAGCAAAAAGAGCCGCTAAAGGTCTAGGAACAAGAAAATCTGGTAGCCAACCTAAAGTGCTTATGGATGCTAAAAAAGATAAAGCGAGCGCTAATTTATCTTCGCAAAATAAAAATACCGCAAAACGAGAAGAGCTACTTAATAGTAATAAGAAGCAGATACTTAACCAGCTCGAACAAGTAAAACAACAGCAGTTTTATTTTAATAATTCTGACACTAAACAACGCAACGCACTAAATCTTGAAAACGTAATTTTACAATATGGGTCGCAAACCCCCATTAACCTACAAATATTCAATAATGAAAAAATACACTTAATTGGTGTAAATGGCGCAGGAAAATCGACGCTACTAAAAACCTTAACAGGTGAGTTAAAAGTGAGAGCAGGGCACATACATAGGAATAGCCCGTTGTTGTATTTAGATCAGTACTTTACTTTAATAAAGGCAGAGCTAACTTTGCTTGATAACTTAAAATACTACTGTAAGACCCTTGATGAAAGCATCGCACGTACATTATTAGCAAGCTTAGGCTTTAGAAAACATGACGTATTCAAGCAAGCGACACATTTAAGTGGCGGCGAAAAAATGAAGCTCGCCATGTGTATCGTCAGTAATATTGAAAGTACAGCATTTTTGTTATTGGATGAGCCCGATAATCATCTAGACCTTGAATCAAAACAGCTCTTGGCTCAATCATTAGAAAACTTTAAAGGCGGATTTATCCTAGTAAGTCATGATAATTACTTTGTAGAAAGCATCGGCTGTAATAAGCAAATTGTTCTATAA
- a CDS encoding HrgA protein — protein sequence MSNKTRVDMIIETLRDHKGEKLTARELAKLFLERYPVEMTEKMKNPNYANEEELIAQLAAEVGGQRTKRAKEKCKNIKTREKPRPRLYYWDDKPLAITESLDEELHEADELRLSEHDLYPILIEFLNKDMGLYCHRIDEKTSKNSQGAGGNHWLHPDIVAMEPLDKSWDQTVKTCVRFGNDKSVRLWSFEVKKELTRSNVRKCFFQAVSNSSWANFGYLVATGIADGVEPELQMLSSLHGIGILLLDVGDLYNSQILIPAKEKSDIDWVSANRIVDENPDFKNYIKQVGIYHQTGELIPSVWNK from the coding sequence ATGAGTAACAAAACACGCGTCGACATGATAATTGAGACATTACGAGATCATAAAGGTGAAAAATTAACTGCTCGCGAACTTGCCAAGTTGTTTCTTGAACGCTATCCAGTAGAAATGACAGAAAAAATGAAGAACCCTAATTACGCTAATGAGGAGGAGCTGATAGCACAATTAGCGGCAGAAGTTGGTGGTCAACGAACAAAAAGAGCTAAAGAAAAGTGCAAAAACATAAAAACGCGTGAGAAGCCAAGACCACGTCTGTATTACTGGGATGATAAGCCTTTAGCTATTACTGAAAGCCTTGATGAAGAGTTACATGAAGCTGACGAATTGAGACTGAGTGAACATGATTTATACCCAATTCTTATTGAATTTTTAAATAAAGACATGGGGTTATACTGTCATCGCATAGACGAAAAGACATCTAAAAACAGCCAAGGTGCTGGCGGTAATCACTGGTTACATCCTGATATCGTTGCAATGGAGCCTTTAGATAAAAGTTGGGATCAAACGGTGAAGACTTGTGTTCGCTTCGGTAATGATAAATCCGTAAGGTTGTGGTCTTTTGAAGTGAAAAAAGAGCTAACACGGTCAAACGTCCGAAAGTGTTTCTTTCAGGCAGTATCAAATTCAAGCTGGGCAAATTTCGGTTATCTTGTCGCAACTGGAATAGCTGATGGTGTTGAACCAGAACTGCAAATGTTAAGCTCATTACACGGTATTGGAATTTTGCTATTAGATGTGGGTGACTTGTACAACAGTCAAATATTAATCCCAGCTAAAGAAAAGTCTGACATTGATTGGGTTTCAGCTAATCGAATTGTAGATGAAAACCCGGACTTTAAAAATTACATCAAACAAGTTGGAATTTATCACCAAACTGGTGAGCTAATACCAAGCGTTTGGAATAAGTGA
- a CDS encoding response regulator, whose protein sequence is MEFVKPLEPILIIDDMQDIRDYLNQILTGLGFDDILESRDFESAKTVIEEKSPNVIFLDIELPNTDGTEILEYLNDHHPHTHVVMCSGHNSLENVQNTWELGAKGFIAKPFNAKKVDTVMKRLEMMETIAS, encoded by the coding sequence ATGGAATTTGTGAAACCGTTAGAGCCAATTTTGATAATTGATGATATGCAAGATATCAGAGATTATTTAAATCAAATTTTAACTGGTCTGGGTTTTGACGATATTTTAGAAAGCCGAGATTTTGAATCAGCAAAAACTGTTATTGAGGAAAAGTCTCCCAATGTTATCTTTCTAGATATTGAGCTTCCTAATACAGACGGCACTGAGATCCTTGAATACTTAAATGACCATCACCCACATACTCATGTTGTTATGTGTTCTGGCCATAATAGTCTTGAGAATGTGCAAAATACTTGGGAACTTGGTGCTAAGGGTTTTATTGCAAAACCATTTAATGCCAAAAAAGTCGATACTGTCATGAAGCGCCTAGAAATGATGGAAACCATCGCAAGTTAA
- a CDS encoding MoxR family ATPase has product MNSTINLIIDDLSTVILGKQQQIKLALACLFSEGHLLIEDLPGMGKTTLSHALAAVLGLSYQRIQFTSDLLPSDILGTNIFDAKEHAFSFHQGPVFSQVVLADEINRAGPKTQSALLEAMEEKQVTVDSVKHALPSPFFVIATQNPVNQSGTYPLPESQLDRFFMRISLGFPDKQAEKSLILGLNNRNYDELPVRITPEQLAVIQKEISSVTLSNAVVDYILELVDYTRQSSQFVNPLSPRASIAISRAAKSWAYIEGRDFVLPEDVQAVFSSVTDHRLGLNNQDSGYALNHVPVSL; this is encoded by the coding sequence ATGAATTCAACAATCAATCTTATTATAGATGACCTATCTACTGTTATTCTTGGTAAACAACAACAAATTAAACTTGCTCTAGCTTGTTTGTTTAGCGAAGGCCATTTATTAATTGAAGATTTACCTGGGATGGGAAAAACCACTTTATCTCATGCACTTGCGGCAGTCTTAGGGTTATCTTACCAACGCATTCAATTCACCAGTGATTTACTGCCATCAGATATACTAGGAACAAATATTTTTGATGCAAAGGAACATGCGTTTTCTTTTCATCAAGGCCCTGTTTTTAGTCAGGTTGTGTTAGCAGATGAAATAAATCGCGCGGGACCTAAAACACAAAGTGCGTTACTTGAAGCCATGGAAGAAAAACAAGTTACTGTTGATTCGGTTAAACATGCCCTGCCTTCTCCATTTTTTGTTATCGCAACACAAAATCCAGTAAATCAATCAGGTACTTACCCGTTACCTGAGTCACAATTAGATCGTTTTTTCATGCGTATTAGCTTAGGCTTTCCTGATAAACAAGCAGAAAAAAGCTTAATTTTAGGTTTGAATAACCGCAATTATGATGAATTACCAGTTCGCATTACCCCTGAGCAACTTGCTGTTATTCAAAAAGAAATATCTTCAGTTACATTGAGTAACGCGGTTGTTGATTATATTTTAGAACTGGTTGATTACACACGCCAAAGCTCTCAATTTGTTAATCCTTTATCGCCAAGAGCCAGTATTGCTATTTCGCGTGCTGCGAAATCATGGGCTTATATTGAAGGACGAGACTTTGTGTTACCTGAGGATGTTCAAGCTGTATTTAGCAGTGTGACTGATCACCGCCTTGGTTTGAACAATCAAGATAGTGGCTATGCATTAAATCATGTGCCCGTAAGCTTATAA
- a CDS encoding DUF58 domain-containing protein, with protein MLKRPAFIISEIGQSIFNKFLKNKHNVSEISLQHKNIYVLPSKLGMKFLLIALLNFVMGINYQNNLILAMAYLMVVILVFSILTGYKNMRGLSVKYLFAINSYAPKSPYARYQLQSTSSSQQVKLMISGSESETISLDDSDKKTIEIALNCTKRGVYGLEKAKIISHFPFGLVSVWSYIQPSDVIYVYPTPKSAENLDIELHEELNDAGDNAQSKTGSDEFYQLTPFIKGSALNKVSWKHYAKTQQLLSKEFTSDTTQELALNFNMLSGNTEYRLSQLCFLVNQLTEQQIAFSLTLPKKKISKASGDVHQTACLKALAEH; from the coding sequence ATGTTAAAGCGCCCTGCTTTTATTATTTCTGAAATTGGCCAATCCATTTTCAATAAATTTTTGAAGAATAAACATAACGTTAGTGAGATCTCTCTACAACATAAAAACATTTATGTATTACCTTCTAAATTAGGCATGAAGTTTTTACTCATTGCATTGCTTAACTTTGTGATGGGCATCAATTATCAAAACAATCTGATCTTGGCGATGGCCTATTTGATGGTAGTTATTTTGGTGTTTTCGATTCTCACTGGTTATAAGAATATGCGCGGTTTATCTGTTAAGTATCTTTTTGCTATAAATAGTTATGCTCCAAAATCTCCCTATGCTCGCTATCAGTTACAATCAACCTCTAGTAGCCAACAAGTAAAATTAATGATATCTGGCTCAGAGTCAGAGACTATATCGCTGGATGACTCAGACAAAAAAACCATTGAAATAGCACTTAACTGTACTAAACGTGGTGTTTACGGTCTTGAAAAAGCAAAAATAATAAGTCACTTTCCATTTGGTTTAGTGTCTGTGTGGAGTTATATTCAGCCGAGTGATGTGATCTATGTTTACCCTACTCCTAAATCAGCAGAAAACTTAGATATTGAGTTACATGAAGAGCTGAACGATGCAGGTGATAATGCACAATCTAAAACAGGTTCTGATGAATTTTATCAATTAACACCTTTTATTAAAGGCTCAGCTTTGAATAAAGTATCATGGAAACATTATGCAAAAACACAGCAATTGTTGAGCAAAGAATTTACCAGTGATACGACTCAAGAGTTAGCGCTTAATTTTAATATGCTAAGTGGTAACACAGAGTATCGCTTAAGTCAGCTATGTTTTTTAGTTAATCAACTTACAGAACAACAAATTGCTTTTTCATTAACTTTACCAAAAAAGAAAATTTCAAAAGCGTCTGGTGATGTCCATCAAACAGCTTGTTTAAAAGCCTTAGCGGAGCATTAG